In Desulfovibrio litoralis DSM 11393, a genomic segment contains:
- a CDS encoding diguanylate cyclase: protein MTIPNTQLLYTLELDAQGKIIDASENLNPIFSKLLKNQDEITPNQVKLLIEKMSVDTWSELLFKDKTILNIIFKKTKENGNTTVLSTPIYVDKNTAIETSIFAVELNTSEIEDIPLKNAKPSNNKHGYKLFIQTISKNNTNFEINQIKEQHIWQQIWNIALSEFSTQNIAQEILNIVGEFIKAKQILIIEQEENNHKMCYEWSNPQQTYCEENQTTKRDMVNNQTPYCFHKQKLDTPLLIEFITSHKKTYYLSDHKLLTKHNNKAFKNLDVECLWIFPYHTTPTAYSKQQKTLYIIFEHSIKQEKWTKKEQEFLTKTAHFIAVFISLKRKALQAQSYKKALKELLSLAESGICLINKKSGTILYSNTMFNLLIGDEIKPSSKINNYFDLNVLYNEYAKQKIERQNNQQNSINNTNPDLTFECFFPERVRWVFASCFELFSEKLNDKSNELLIIYLLDITSQKEEYAVRQRLATIDRSSGALYLQFGLNLLDEITKKTDTTETSLTLACISFDNYHFLDKSNNPEYDNEMLAFVVRTIKMRKVDYEIIRTNLNELIICMQNVSLENAQEFFAELPDMLKKDAGFSYSDYELKFSLGYAESNYKNRKNSLELLLEAKRNLYSLKNKKKNKANFLLI, encoded by the coding sequence ATGACAATTCCAAATACACAACTTTTATATACTCTCGAACTTGACGCTCAAGGAAAAATAATTGATGCGTCAGAAAACCTGAACCCAATATTTTCAAAACTCTTAAAAAATCAAGATGAAATAACGCCTAATCAAGTTAAGTTATTAATAGAGAAAATGTCGGTTGATACTTGGTCAGAACTTTTGTTTAAAGATAAAACAATCTTAAACATCATCTTTAAAAAAACCAAAGAAAATGGAAATACAACAGTCTTATCTACGCCTATTTATGTTGATAAAAATACTGCAATTGAAACAAGCATCTTTGCCGTTGAGCTAAATACGAGCGAAATAGAAGATATTCCTTTAAAAAACGCCAAACCGAGCAACAACAAACACGGTTACAAACTTTTTATTCAAACAATCTCAAAAAATAATACTAATTTTGAAATTAACCAGATTAAAGAACAACATATTTGGCAACAAATATGGAACATAGCCCTTAGTGAGTTTTCAACCCAAAATATTGCTCAAGAAATTCTGAATATTGTGGGAGAATTTATTAAAGCCAAACAAATTCTCATTATCGAACAAGAAGAAAATAACCATAAAATGTGTTATGAATGGTCGAACCCTCAACAAACATATTGCGAAGAAAACCAAACGACCAAAAGAGATATGGTTAACAACCAGACTCCATATTGCTTTCACAAGCAAAAACTAGATACTCCACTTTTAATAGAGTTTATTACTTCACACAAAAAAACTTATTACCTCTCAGATCATAAGCTATTAACTAAACACAACAATAAAGCTTTTAAAAATTTAGATGTTGAATGTTTATGGATCTTTCCCTATCACACAACACCAACAGCTTACTCAAAACAACAAAAAACTTTGTATATTATCTTTGAACACAGCATCAAACAAGAAAAATGGACAAAAAAAGAACAAGAATTTTTAACCAAAACAGCCCATTTTATCGCTGTCTTTATTTCTTTAAAAAGAAAAGCCCTTCAAGCTCAAAGCTATAAAAAAGCTTTAAAAGAACTTTTATCTTTGGCTGAATCGGGAATCTGCCTAATAAACAAAAAATCAGGTACAATATTATATTCCAACACAATGTTTAACTTGTTAATTGGCGATGAAATAAAACCATCAAGCAAGATTAATAACTATTTTGATTTAAACGTACTCTATAATGAATATGCAAAACAAAAAATAGAAAGACAAAATAACCAACAAAACTCAATCAATAACACAAACCCAGACTTAACCTTTGAGTGTTTTTTTCCGGAAAGAGTACGTTGGGTTTTTGCGTCTTGTTTTGAGCTTTTCTCCGAAAAATTAAATGACAAATCAAACGAGCTTTTAATTATTTATCTTTTAGATATTACCAGCCAAAAAGAGGAATATGCCGTACGCCAACGCCTAGCTACGATAGATCGCTCAAGCGGTGCTTTGTATCTACAGTTTGGACTAAATCTTTTAGACGAAATTACAAAAAAAACAGACACTACCGAAACGTCTTTAACTTTAGCCTGTATAAGCTTTGATAATTATCATTTCTTAGACAAATCAAATAACCCGGAATATGATAACGAAATGCTCGCTTTTGTCGTTAGAACCATAAAAATGAGAAAGGTTGATTACGAAATTATTCGCACCAACCTAAATGAGCTTATTATCTGTATGCAAAACGTTAGTTTGGAAAATGCCCAAGAGTTTTTTGCAGAACTGCCAGATATGCTAAAAAAAGACGCAGGCTTTAGCTATTCGGATTATGAGCTTAAGTTTAGCCTGGGTTACGCTGAAAGCAATTATAAAAACCGTAAAAATTCTCTTGAGTTGTTATTAGAAGCCAAGCGCAATCTATATTCCTTAAAAAACAAGAAAAAAAATAAAGCAAACTTTCTCTTAATATAA
- the lptF gene encoding LPS export ABC transporter permease LptF codes for MKINILHRYLSKSLTINFIFCLIILLTVVLIGRMVHYKEMFIGLELGLLDTLSLFVYLSPMFLLIIIPLSTMFAVFLSFLRMNTDRELIALKAGGISIKEILPSPLIFSLITGIISLFISLYGISWGMGNFNALLLDVVHNRAKIIIQPGVFNQDIAGVTLFARNVDVKTDLLHHIIFEDKTQAKDKDTRIIGLASQGSLSKNVAERKLSFVLNNGQLYYLSKDSLSVLSFEEYVVNVDISKIVSGFTFDEPKPKDMSWSQLVSLKTSPELGEKDSRFWNKVAVEIQKRIALPVSCLVLGLFAIPLAVSLGGIGRQGATPLLFVFFILYYSLLSFGIALGESGSLAPIIGLWIPNVLFFIIALYGLYLTSIERIPSLQSFTLFIKRKVFKKT; via the coding sequence TTGAAAATAAATATATTACATCGTTATTTGAGCAAAAGTTTAACAATAAATTTTATATTTTGCTTAATCATCTTGCTGACTGTTGTTTTAATAGGGCGTATGGTGCATTATAAAGAGATGTTTATTGGTTTGGAACTTGGTCTTTTAGATACTTTAAGTTTGTTTGTTTATCTTAGCCCTATGTTTTTATTAATTATTATTCCTCTGTCCACTATGTTTGCCGTTTTTTTAAGTTTTTTACGCATGAATACTGATAGAGAGCTGATTGCTTTAAAAGCCGGTGGAATAAGCATCAAAGAGATTTTGCCAAGCCCTTTGATTTTTTCGTTAATTACGGGAATAATAAGTCTTTTTATCTCGCTATATGGAATTTCATGGGGAATGGGCAACTTTAATGCCCTGCTCTTAGACGTTGTGCATAATCGTGCCAAAATAATTATCCAACCTGGTGTTTTTAATCAAGATATTGCCGGCGTTACTTTGTTTGCACGCAATGTTGACGTTAAAACAGATTTACTACATCATATTATCTTTGAAGATAAAACCCAAGCCAAAGATAAAGATACGCGTATTATCGGATTGGCATCACAAGGTAGTTTGAGTAAAAACGTCGCAGAACGCAAACTTAGTTTTGTCTTGAATAATGGACAACTTTATTATTTGAGCAAAGACAGCTTGAGTGTTTTAAGCTTTGAAGAATATGTTGTAAATGTGGATATTTCAAAAATAGTTTCGGGTTTTACTTTTGATGAACCCAAGCCAAAAGATATGTCATGGTCTCAACTTGTTTCATTAAAGACAAGTCCTGAGTTAGGTGAAAAAGATTCGCGCTTTTGGAATAAGGTGGCGGTTGAAATACAAAAACGTATTGCTTTACCGGTTTCTTGTCTTGTTTTGGGTTTGTTTGCTATTCCTTTGGCGGTATCTTTGGGTGGAATAGGACGCCAGGGAGCGACACCTTTGCTTTTTGTCTTTTTTATTTTATATTACAGCCTGTTATCTTTTGGAATAGCTCTTGGTGAATCTGGTTCTTTAGCCCCGATTATCGGGCTTTGGATTCCAAACGTCTTGTTTTTTATTATTGCTCTTTATGGTTTATATTTAACAAGTATAGAACGCATTCCTTCTTTACAATCCTTTACTCTTTTTATTAAAAGAAAAGTGTTCAAAAAAACTTAA
- the groL gene encoding chaperonin GroEL (60 kDa chaperone family; promotes refolding of misfolded polypeptides especially under stressful conditions; forms two stacked rings of heptamers to form a barrel-shaped 14mer; ends can be capped by GroES; misfolded proteins enter the barrel where they are refolded when GroES binds) produces MSAKEILFDVKAREKLAAGVDKLANAVKVTLGPKGRNVVIEKSFGSPVITKDGVSVAKEIELEDRFENMGAQMVKEVASKTSDIAGDGTTTATILAQAIYREGVKLVAAGRNPMAIKRGIDKGVEAIVKELGTLAKPTRDQKEIAQVGTISANSDATIGNIIAEAMNRVGKEGVITVEEAKGLETTLDVVEGMQFDRGYLSPYFVTNPDKMICELDEPFILVNEKKISSMKEMLPVLEQIAKMNRPLVIIAEDVDGEALATLVVNKLRGTLQIVAVKAPGFGDRRKAMLQDIAILTGGTVVSEEMGVKLENMTVAMLGTAKRVVIDKENTTIVDGAGKAEDIKARISQIRAQIADTTSDYDREKLQERLAKIVGGVAVINVGAATETEMKEKKDRVEDALNATRAAVEEGIVPGGGTALLRCSKVLDSIKTVDDDEVAGVNIVRRALEEPLRQIAANAGFEGSIVVEKVREGKDGFGFNASTGVYEDLIQAGVIDPKKVSRIALQNAASVASLLLTTECAIAEKPESKKDMMPGGGGMGGMGGMGGMY; encoded by the coding sequence ATGTCTGCTAAAGAAATTCTTTTTGATGTTAAAGCTCGTGAAAAACTTGCAGCTGGTGTTGATAAACTTGCAAATGCAGTTAAAGTTACTTTAGGACCTAAAGGTCGTAACGTTGTTATAGAAAAATCTTTTGGTTCCCCTGTGATTACCAAAGACGGCGTTAGCGTAGCCAAAGAAATCGAACTTGAAGACAGATTTGAAAACATGGGCGCTCAAATGGTTAAAGAAGTTGCTTCTAAAACCAGCGATATCGCCGGTGATGGAACAACTACCGCTACTATTTTAGCTCAAGCTATTTATCGCGAAGGTGTTAAACTTGTTGCCGCCGGTCGTAACCCAATGGCAATTAAACGTGGTATCGACAAAGGCGTTGAAGCTATCGTTAAAGAACTCGGTACTCTTGCTAAGCCAACTCGTGACCAAAAAGAAATAGCTCAAGTTGGTACTATTTCCGCTAACTCTGATGCTACTATCGGTAACATCATTGCTGAAGCCATGAACCGTGTTGGTAAAGAAGGCGTTATCACCGTTGAAGAAGCTAAAGGCTTAGAAACTACCCTTGACGTTGTTGAAGGTATGCAGTTTGACCGTGGTTACCTCTCTCCTTATTTCGTAACCAACCCTGATAAAATGATTTGTGAACTTGACGAACCTTTCATCTTAGTAAATGAAAAGAAAATCTCCAGCATGAAAGAAATGTTGCCTGTTCTTGAACAAATCGCAAAAATGAACCGTCCTTTGGTAATTATTGCTGAAGATGTAGACGGCGAAGCTCTTGCTACTCTTGTTGTTAACAAGTTACGCGGAACTTTACAAATCGTTGCTGTTAAAGCTCCTGGCTTTGGCGATCGTCGTAAAGCCATGTTACAAGATATTGCCATTTTAACCGGTGGTACTGTTGTATCAGAAGAAATGGGCGTTAAACTTGAAAACATGACTGTTGCTATGCTTGGTACTGCTAAGCGTGTTGTTATCGACAAAGAAAATACTACTATCGTTGATGGTGCCGGTAAAGCTGAAGACATTAAAGCTCGCATCAGCCAAATCCGTGCTCAAATCGCAGATACAACTTCTGATTATGACCGTGAAAAACTTCAAGAACGTCTTGCTAAAATCGTTGGTGGCGTAGCCGTTATTAACGTTGGTGCAGCGACTGAAACTGAAATGAAAGAAAAGAAAGACCGCGTAGAAGATGCTCTTAACGCTACTCGTGCAGCAGTTGAAGAAGGTATCGTTCCTGGTGGTGGAACTGCTCTTTTACGTTGTTCTAAAGTTTTAGACAGCATTAAAACCGTTGATGACGATGAAGTTGCCGGTGTTAATATTGTTCGTCGTGCTTTAGAAGAGCCTTTACGTCAAATCGCCGCTAACGCAGGATTTGAAGGTTCTATCGTTGTTGAAAAAGTACGTGAAGGCAAAGACGGTTTCGGATTTAACGCTTCAACCGGCGTTTACGAAGACCTTATCCAAGCCGGTGTAATCGATCCTAAAAAAGTTAGCCGTATCGCATTACAAAACGCTGCTTCCGTAGCTTCTCTACTTCTTACTACCGAATGTGCCATTGCTGAAAAGCCTGAGTCTAAAAAAGACATGATGCCCGGTGGTGGCGGAATGGGTGGCATGGGCGGAATGGGTGGCATGTACTAA
- the cobT gene encoding nicotinate-nucleotide--dimethylbenzimidazole phosphoribosyltransferase, translated as MHTEEQLNIKINNIIKNIKKIDTSLYSLAQAHLDSLAKPLGSLGQLEEIAARIFCIQAGQDESPKKMPKISVDPACIYTIAAAHGVSAEGVAVHPDVVNNVMVKNFLQGGAGINVFCNTAGVEQFVVDAGCTGAEFEKHPRLLSERIANGTKNLAKEAAMSRFECLKALELGIRLAEKAKNAGYKAVGTGEMGIGNTTPSTALFAAFTGLEVEKFVGAGAGLDQAGIKHKKNVITNALKLHKKVVDGQDPIEILATLGGFEIAALAGLCLGAVYYNLVLVIDGFISSAAFLTAYKLNPDVLDYAFFSHLSAEQGHIAFLTTLKQKPILDLQLRLGEGTGAALAIFLLRAACNIFNDMATLESLNVLLE; from the coding sequence ATGCACACAGAAGAACAATTAAACATTAAAATAAATAATATCATCAAAAATATAAAAAAAATTGATACTTCGTTATATAGCTTAGCCCAAGCCCACCTTGATTCTCTTGCAAAACCTCTTGGTTCTTTGGGACAGTTGGAAGAAATAGCGGCGAGAATTTTTTGCATTCAAGCTGGGCAAGATGAGTCCCCAAAAAAAATGCCTAAAATATCCGTTGATCCGGCGTGTATTTATACGATTGCCGCCGCTCACGGTGTTAGTGCCGAAGGGGTTGCCGTTCACCCTGATGTTGTGAATAATGTGATGGTTAAAAACTTTCTTCAGGGCGGTGCGGGAATAAATGTTTTTTGCAATACCGCAGGGGTTGAGCAATTTGTTGTTGATGCCGGTTGTACGGGGGCGGAATTTGAAAAACACCCGCGTTTACTTTCCGAACGTATAGCAAACGGGACAAAAAACCTTGCCAAAGAAGCTGCCATGAGCAGGTTTGAGTGTTTGAAAGCTTTAGAGTTGGGAATCCGTCTTGCCGAAAAAGCCAAGAATGCAGGCTATAAGGCGGTTGGTACGGGAGAAATGGGAATAGGTAATACAACTCCGTCCACAGCCTTGTTTGCGGCTTTTACTGGTCTTGAAGTTGAAAAATTTGTTGGAGCGGGAGCAGGGCTTGATCAAGCAGGCATCAAGCATAAAAAGAATGTTATTACCAATGCCCTTAAACTGCATAAAAAAGTTGTTGACGGTCAAGACCCTATTGAAATTTTAGCGACTCTTGGCGGTTTTGAAATAGCGGCTTTGGCGGGGCTTTGTCTTGGAGCCGTTTATTATAATTTAGTTTTGGTGATAGATGGTTTTATCAGTAGTGCGGCATTTTTAACGGCTTATAAACTCAACCCTGATGTTTTGGATTATGCGTTTTTTAGTCATCTTTCGGCGGAACAAGGACATATTGCTTTTTTAACAACCTTAAAACAAAAACCTATTTTAGATTTACAGTTACGCTTGGGCGAGGGCACTGGTGCCGCTTTGGCTATCTTTCTTTTAAGGGCAGCCTGTAATATTTTTAATGATATGGCTACCTTGGAGAGTTTGAATGTTTTGTTGGAATAA
- the groES gene encoding co-chaperone GroES has product MKLTPLHDRVLVKRLESEEKTAGGLYIPDTAKEKPSKGEIIAVGPGKVSKDGKAIPMTVKVGDKVLFNKYAGSEVKDDVNDYIMMREDDILAIIG; this is encoded by the coding sequence ATGAAATTAACCCCACTTCACGATCGTGTATTGGTAAAACGTCTAGAATCAGAAGAAAAAACCGCCGGTGGTCTTTATATTCCTGACACAGCTAAAGAAAAGCCATCTAAAGGCGAAATCATCGCCGTTGGACCAGGTAAAGTATCTAAAGATGGCAAGGCTATCCCAATGACTGTTAAAGTTGGCGATAAGGTGCTTTTCAATAAGTATGCTGGTAGCGAAGTTAAAGACGATGTAAATGACTATATCATGATGCGCGAAGATGATATTCTCGCTATTATCGGCTAA
- a CDS encoding undecaprenyl-diphosphate phosphatase produces the protein MNELLQALILGTVEGLTEFLPISSTGHLIITSYLLGLSGEKIAFFEVFIQLGAILAVVVLYFKRFWGLLFPQPYVRFAGIRGLYYLFLTSFPAALLGLLLHKYIKIYLWSPLTVAIALFIGGILMFIVESTKKRERHVVLDEMTPKLAFGIGLFQCFALFPGFSRSASTIMGGMILGAKRSLAAEYSFIAAVPLMFAATSFDFYNNWSLLELNDLPFFLTGFIVSFTTAIIAIKTFIILMGKMTLRPFAVYRIILALVIYFVLV, from the coding sequence ATGAATGAACTATTACAAGCGCTTATCCTTGGAACGGTAGAGGGTTTAACAGAATTTTTACCGATTTCTTCCACAGGTCATTTAATAATTACAAGTTACCTTTTGGGGTTAAGCGGAGAAAAAATTGCTTTTTTTGAAGTCTTTATCCAACTTGGTGCAATCTTGGCGGTAGTCGTACTTTATTTCAAGCGTTTTTGGGGTTTACTTTTTCCCCAACCTTATGTGCGTTTTGCCGGTATCAGAGGTCTTTATTATTTGTTTTTAACCTCTTTTCCCGCGGCTTTATTAGGGTTATTACTACATAAATATATAAAAATATATCTGTGGAGTCCTTTAACTGTTGCAATCGCTCTTTTTATTGGCGGAATCTTAATGTTTATAGTTGAATCAACTAAAAAACGTGAACGCCATGTTGTTCTGGACGAGATGACTCCAAAGCTTGCATTCGGTATAGGTCTTTTTCAATGTTTTGCGTTATTTCCCGGCTTTTCCCGCTCGGCTTCTACTATTATGGGTGGAATGATTCTTGGTGCAAAACGTAGCCTTGCCGCCGAATATTCTTTTATTGCAGCTGTTCCGCTTATGTTTGCGGCAACAAGCTTTGATTTTTACAATAACTGGTCATTATTGGAACTCAACGACCTTCCATTTTTTCTAACCGGCTTTATTGTTTCGTTTACTACAGCTATTATTGCCATAAAAACCTTTATCATCTTAATGGGAAAAATGACTCTTCGCCCTTTTGCCGTTTATCGTATTATTTTAGCTCTGGTCATATATTTTGTGCTTGTATAA
- a CDS encoding LptF/LptG family permease, producing MNILFRYTARQNLFLLASVLCLGVGIYLLADVFENLERFIAADAGFLTAITYFAVKIPMIISQILPAVFLLACIVQIRLMANNKELIALGAGGISPLVIVKYFMIISCIWGVIQFAFSDYLGIKGENLARKILTEDVKGLSASQKTITGVWFTEGDYIVHIQEARPMLKEGVGFSAYQLSADKNHIENIILADSFVTQKDFWLLKNARITNTKNYSIKEEPSFQIALKQTLSAFVVAQSKKTFSQYSFGELGATIKRLKNSGSNVEALKTSWHNKLAYAASLLVMGLLALSISLSGKNMYICLGQGLICIFLLYSFNAFASSLGAKGGLTPILAAWLPNLSFGVLSCLWLYQAFFRTK from the coding sequence ATGAATATACTTTTTCGTTATACGGCACGCCAGAACCTTTTTTTGCTGGCTTCTGTTTTATGTCTTGGAGTTGGCATATATCTGCTTGCTGATGTTTTTGAAAATCTTGAGCGTTTTATTGCCGCTGATGCCGGTTTTTTGACGGCGATTACTTATTTTGCCGTAAAAATTCCTATGATTATTTCTCAGATTTTACCGGCGGTGTTTTTGCTTGCCTGTATAGTTCAGATTAGACTGATGGCAAACAATAAAGAATTAATTGCCCTCGGAGCCGGGGGAATATCTCCTTTAGTTATTGTTAAATATTTTATGATTATTAGTTGCATCTGGGGCGTAATACAATTTGCTTTTTCAGATTATTTGGGAATAAAAGGTGAAAACCTAGCTCGCAAGATACTGACAGAAGATGTTAAGGGGCTTTCTGCGTCTCAAAAAACAATTACCGGTGTTTGGTTTACGGAAGGTGATTATATTGTACATATTCAAGAAGCAAGACCTATGTTAAAAGAGGGTGTTGGCTTTTCCGCTTATCAACTTTCCGCTGATAAAAATCATATAGAAAATATTATTTTAGCAGACAGTTTTGTTACTCAAAAAGATTTTTGGCTGTTAAAAAATGCAAGAATAACAAATACAAAAAATTATTCGATTAAAGAAGAGCCGTCTTTTCAAATTGCTTTGAAACAAACTTTATCTGCTTTTGTCGTTGCCCAATCTAAAAAAACTTTTTCGCAATATAGTTTTGGAGAGCTTGGGGCGACTATTAAGCGTTTAAAAAATTCAGGCTCTAACGTCGAAGCTCTAAAAACTTCTTGGCACAATAAATTGGCATATGCCGCCTCACTTTTAGTTATGGGGCTTTTGGCGTTAAGTATAAGTTTAAGCGGAAAAAATATGTATATTTGCCTTGGGCAAGGCTTGATCTGTATTTTTTTATTGTATAGCTTTAATGCTTTTGCAAGTAGTTTGGGTGCAAAGGGCGGTTTAACCCCAATTTTGGCGGCGTGGTTGCCTAATCTTTCTTTCGGGGTTCTTAGTTGTTTGTGGTTGTATCAAGCGTTTTTTCGAACGAAATAG